Proteins encoded within one genomic window of Lynx canadensis isolate LIC74 chromosome B4, mLynCan4.pri.v2, whole genome shotgun sequence:
- the LOC115518291 gene encoding olfactory receptor 6C1-like, with protein MRNHTEITEFILLGLSDDPQLQVVIFVSLLITYMLSITGNLTIITLTLLDSHLQTPMYFFLRNFSLLEVSFTTVSIPKFLGTMITGDKTISFNGCMIQLFFFILLGVTEFYLLAAMSYDRYIAICKPLHYTTIMNHRVCILLVFASWLASFLIIFPSLMLFIQLDYCKSNVIDHFTCDYFPLLHLSCSDTKFLEIVGFSCAVFTLMFTLALIVLSYIYIIRTILRIPSASQRTKAFSTCSSHMIVISISYGSCIFMYINPSAKDRVSLSKGVAVLNTSVAPMLNPFIYSLRNQQVRQAFMDRARKIVSFSKKMKK; from the coding sequence atgagaaaccACACAGAAATAACAGAGTTTATCCTCCTGGGATTGTCAGATGACCCACAGCTTCAGGTGGTGATCTTTGTCTCTCTGCTCATCACCTACATGCTCAGCATCACTGGCAACCTGACCATTATCACCCTTACCCTGCTGGATTCCCACCTCCAGAcccccatgtatttcttcctcagAAACTTCTCCTTATTAGAGGTTTCATTCACAACTGTCAGCATACCCAAGTTCCTGGGCACTATGATTACAGGAGATAAAACCATTTCCTTTAATGGTTGTatgattcagttattttttttcattctcttgggaGTCACTGAATTTTACCTTCTGGCCGCCATGTCCTATGACCGTTACATTGCCATCTGCAAACCTCTCCATTACACGACCATCATGAATCACAGAGTCTGCATACTCCTGGTCTTTGCTTCATGGCTGGCTTCATTCTTAATCATATTCCCGTCACTTATGCTGTTCATACAACTTGATTACTGTAAGTCCAATGTTATAGACCATTTTACCTGTGATTATTTCCCCTTACTACACCTTTCTTGTTCAGACACAAAATTCCTAGAGATAGTGGGTTTTTCCTGCGCTGTGTTTACTCTAATGTTCACTTTGGCGTTAATAGTTCTGTCCTATATATATATCATCAGAACAATTTTGAGGATTCCTTCTGCTAGTCAGAGGACAAAGGCCTTTTCCACCTGTTCTTCCCACATGATCGTCATCTCCATCTCCTATGGCAGCtgcattttcatgtatattaatCCATCAGCAAAAGACAGAGTGTCTCTGAGCAAGGGAGTTGCTGTGCTAAACACCTCAGTGGCCCCCATGCTGAACCCCTTTATTTACAGCCTAAGGAATCAACAAGTCAGGCAAGCCTTCATGGACAGGGCAAGAAAGattgtatctttctcaaaaaaaatgaagaaataa